In one Tepidisphaeraceae bacterium genomic region, the following are encoded:
- the metG gene encoding methionine--tRNA ligase, which yields MADRFYITTPIYYPNGEPHLGSVYTTVICDVLARYHRLLGDDTYFLTGTDEHGTKMAKAAAEANAEPQALADKYSDIFKDVWRELEISNDDFIRTTEPRHKEAVTKIVQRMLDSGDIYLGGYEGWYDEGQEQFVTETEAKLAEFKSAISGKPLVRYSEPTYFFKLSKYVPKLIGYIEQHPHFIVPETRRNEVLSKLRAGVDDLSISRATLKWGIPMPNDPAHVIYVWIDALTNYITALGYPPERDDASLFKKFWPGTHVIGKDILWFHTVYWPAMLMSLDLPLPMTVAAHGWWVRGGKKAGKSTGGITTMPEIRDYASKYTFDAIRYHLLRAAPFGSDLEWSDVELEKSFNELANVVGNCLNRTVKMIGRYRARAIPACVEPLDDLDRQLIAKTDAFADELKAAYARLDLQAAAMLPVELARATNGYIDATEPFKLAKDPTKSDRLDTVLHLSARAIRKALIGLLPILPNKATEGLFQLNAILEGQTFDSLMSREPSVGHVIGEGQPLFPKIEKDKEA from the coding sequence ATGGCCGACCGCTTTTACATCACCACGCCGATCTATTACCCCAACGGCGAGCCGCACCTGGGCAGCGTGTACACGACCGTCATCTGCGACGTGCTGGCGCGATATCACCGCCTGCTGGGCGACGACACCTACTTCCTCACCGGCACCGATGAGCACGGCACCAAGATGGCCAAGGCCGCGGCCGAGGCGAACGCCGAGCCGCAGGCGCTGGCGGACAAGTACTCGGACATCTTCAAGGACGTCTGGCGCGAGCTGGAGATCAGCAACGACGACTTCATCCGCACGACCGAGCCGCGCCATAAAGAAGCCGTCACGAAGATCGTGCAGCGCATGCTCGATAGTGGCGACATTTACCTCGGTGGCTATGAGGGCTGGTACGACGAAGGGCAGGAGCAGTTCGTCACCGAGACCGAGGCCAAGCTGGCCGAGTTCAAGTCGGCCATCAGTGGCAAGCCGCTGGTGCGGTATTCGGAGCCGACGTACTTCTTCAAGCTGTCGAAGTACGTGCCGAAGCTGATCGGTTACATCGAGCAGCACCCGCACTTCATCGTGCCGGAAACCCGTCGCAACGAGGTGCTGAGCAAGCTGCGCGCGGGCGTGGACGATCTGTCGATCAGCCGGGCGACGCTGAAGTGGGGCATCCCGATGCCCAACGATCCGGCCCACGTTATTTACGTTTGGATCGACGCGCTGACGAACTACATCACCGCGCTCGGGTATCCGCCCGAGCGCGACGATGCGTCGCTGTTCAAGAAGTTCTGGCCCGGCACGCACGTGATCGGCAAGGACATCCTCTGGTTCCACACGGTCTACTGGCCTGCGATGCTGATGAGCCTCGATTTGCCGCTGCCCATGACCGTGGCCGCCCACGGCTGGTGGGTGCGCGGCGGGAAGAAGGCGGGCAAGTCGACCGGGGGCATCACCACAATGCCCGAGATCCGCGACTACGCGTCCAAGTACACGTTCGACGCCATCCGCTATCACCTGCTGCGGGCCGCGCCGTTCGGCAGCGACCTGGAGTGGAGCGATGTCGAGTTGGAAAAGTCGTTCAACGAGTTGGCGAACGTGGTGGGCAATTGCCTGAACCGCACGGTGAAGATGATCGGCCGATATCGCGCCCGAGCGATTCCGGCGTGCGTTGAACCGCTGGATGATCTGGACCGCCAATTGATCGCAAAGACGGACGCGTTTGCCGACGAACTGAAGGCCGCTTACGCGCGTCTGGACCTGCAGGCCGCGGCGATGCTGCCGGTGGAGTTGGCCCGCGCCACGAACGGCTACATCGACGCCACCGAGCCGTTCAAACTGGCCAAGGATCCGACCAAGAGCGACCGCCTCGACACGGTGCTGCACCTGTCGGCCCGGGCCATTCGCAAGGCATTGATCGGCCTGCTGCCCATCCTGCCGAACAAGGCGACCGAGGGCCTGTTCCAATTGAACGCGATTCTGGAGGGGCAGACCTTTGACAGCCTGATGAGCCGCGAGCCGTCGGTGGGCCATGTGATTGGCGAGGGGCAGCCGTTGTTTCCGAAGATCGAGAAGGACAAAGAGGCTTAA
- a CDS encoding MATE family efflux transporter, with protein sequence MSEALNHQSNLPLEGKPQRPIVELLALALPTIAQMASYTAMQFADTLQLAVGAGDVAATAAGLAGFMVFCVQGWCFGALMCVNTLVSQSVGAGKNADCGRYLWQGIWFGIIGGLVLVPTMIFVRPILEYMGHGPQLIADANTYYSIEVLALPVRLAGLALGQFMLGIGRPRITLFAAVIAVAVDVGLNFIFITGRYGFPAYGVAGAAWATNAAVCVEAGIIAGFAFGPKLRGVYQTMRAKLHGPSIKQLIRIGFPSGIQVVSEIAAWFVFMMWIMAMYGQATMAANNYMMQYMKVSFMPAFGLSGAVTALVGRYVGMGRLDLARRRAHLGFAVATTYMISCGLVFWFGRHHLIQLFSDDPEVVRIGAILLALAAVYQLVDALYIIYIGALRGVGDTAVPAWITAILCWSIVVGGGALVANRWPSFGPLGPWLMAVTYGVILGGILLIRFSRGNWKAIVTKDAPVQDPASPPADVELVAAQTT encoded by the coding sequence ATGAGCGAAGCGCTCAATCATCAATCGAATTTACCGTTGGAAGGCAAACCGCAGCGGCCGATCGTCGAGCTGTTGGCCTTGGCGTTGCCGACGATCGCGCAGATGGCGTCGTACACCGCCATGCAGTTCGCCGACACGCTGCAGCTGGCCGTCGGCGCCGGCGATGTGGCCGCGACGGCGGCGGGGCTGGCGGGGTTTATGGTCTTCTGCGTGCAGGGGTGGTGCTTCGGCGCGCTCATGTGCGTGAACACGCTCGTCAGCCAAAGCGTGGGGGCGGGGAAGAATGCGGACTGCGGCCGATACCTGTGGCAGGGGATCTGGTTCGGCATCATTGGCGGGCTGGTGCTCGTGCCGACGATGATCTTCGTCCGGCCGATCCTGGAATACATGGGCCATGGGCCGCAACTGATTGCCGACGCCAACACGTATTACTCGATTGAAGTGCTCGCGCTGCCGGTCCGTTTGGCGGGGCTGGCGCTGGGGCAGTTCATGCTCGGCATCGGCCGGCCGCGCATCACGCTGTTTGCTGCGGTGATCGCGGTGGCGGTCGACGTGGGCCTCAACTTCATCTTCATCACCGGCCGGTACGGCTTCCCGGCTTACGGCGTCGCCGGCGCTGCGTGGGCGACGAACGCAGCCGTCTGTGTCGAGGCGGGCATTATCGCGGGTTTCGCCTTCGGGCCGAAGCTGCGCGGCGTGTACCAGACGATGCGGGCCAAGCTGCACGGCCCGTCGATCAAACAGCTCATCCGCATCGGCTTTCCATCCGGCATTCAGGTGGTCTCCGAGATCGCTGCGTGGTTCGTCTTCATGATGTGGATCATGGCGATGTATGGCCAAGCCACCATGGCGGCCAACAACTACATGATGCAGTACATGAAGGTCAGCTTTATGCCGGCATTTGGTTTGAGCGGCGCGGTCACCGCGCTCGTCGGCCGGTACGTCGGCATGGGGCGATTGGACCTCGCCCGCAGGCGGGCGCATCTCGGCTTCGCCGTCGCCACCACGTACATGATCAGCTGCGGGCTCGTCTTCTGGTTCGGCAGGCACCACCTGATCCAACTGTTCAGCGACGATCCCGAGGTCGTCCGCATCGGCGCCATTCTGCTGGCGCTGGCAGCGGTGTACCAGTTGGTGGATGCGCTCTACATCATCTACATCGGCGCGTTGCGCGGCGTGGGCGACACGGCAGTGCCCGCCTGGATCACCGCCATCCTCTGCTGGTCGATCGTCGTCGGTGGCGGGGCGCTTGTCGCCAACCGCTGGCCCAGCTTCGGCCCGCTGGGGCCTTGGCTGATGGCCGTCACGTACGGTGTGATTCTCGGCGGCATTTTGCTCATCCGGTTCAGCCGGGGAAATTGGAAGGCCATCGTGACGAAGGACGCGCCCGTTCAGGATCCCGCATCGCCGCCCGCTGATGTGGAGTTGGTGGCGGCGCAGACGACGTAG
- a CDS encoding Gfo/Idh/MocA family oxidoreductase: MADKLKLGVVGIGGIFNGCHAKPWLEHPEVEIVAVCDVVREKAEKFAGAHGIKHIYTDYRQMLAEVQLDAVDICTSNLFHSEIAIAALDKGLHAFTEKPDAVSPAEAQKMADAAKRSGKVLMAMRNNRFTPNAQFLKKYIAAGHMGDIYTGRCGWIRRRGIPGKGGWFTTKELSGGGPLIDLGVHMLDVAIWLMGNPSPVAVVGATYRKFAEGSDTSDSVHSSFGEAKTGGTFDVEDLASGFIRFDNGASLQIEFSWASNIEQEVNFVELRGSKAGFNLSNSHGTLKIFTEIEGALADVTPKPTLAGPHQHGANLHHFIDVIRGRAEPTTRPEHGVEMIKILSAIYESAQTGAEVKL, encoded by the coding sequence ATGGCGGACAAGCTGAAACTGGGCGTGGTGGGCATTGGTGGCATTTTCAATGGCTGTCATGCCAAGCCGTGGCTGGAACATCCCGAGGTCGAGATCGTCGCGGTCTGCGACGTGGTGCGAGAGAAGGCCGAGAAGTTCGCCGGCGCGCATGGCATCAAGCACATCTACACCGATTACCGGCAGATGCTGGCCGAGGTGCAGCTGGACGCGGTCGACATCTGCACGTCGAACCTGTTCCACTCGGAAATCGCGATCGCGGCATTGGATAAGGGCCTGCACGCGTTCACCGAGAAGCCCGACGCCGTCAGCCCGGCCGAAGCGCAAAAGATGGCCGACGCGGCCAAGCGTTCGGGCAAGGTGCTGATGGCGATGCGGAACAACCGCTTTACGCCCAACGCGCAGTTTTTGAAGAAGTACATCGCCGCCGGGCATATGGGCGACATCTACACCGGCCGCTGCGGTTGGATTCGCCGCCGGGGCATTCCGGGCAAGGGTGGGTGGTTCACGACGAAGGAACTATCGGGTGGCGGCCCGCTGATTGACCTTGGCGTTCACATGCTGGACGTGGCGATCTGGCTCATGGGCAACCCCAGCCCCGTCGCCGTCGTGGGCGCCACCTACCGCAAGTTCGCCGAGGGCAGCGATACGTCCGACTCGGTCCACTCCAGCTTCGGTGAAGCCAAGACCGGCGGCACGTTCGACGTGGAGGACCTCGCCAGCGGGTTCATCCGCTTCGACAATGGCGCGTCGTTGCAGATCGAGTTCTCGTGGGCCAGCAACATCGAGCAGGAAGTGAACTTCGTCGAACTGCGCGGCAGCAAGGCCGGCTTCAACCTCAGCAACTCGCACGGCACGCTGAAGATCTTCACCGAGATCGAAGGCGCGTTGGCGGACGTGACACCGAAGCCCACGCTGGCTGGCCCGCACCAGCACGGCGCGAATCTGCATCACTTTATCGACGTGATCAGGGGCCGCGCCGAGCCAACCACCCGGCCGGAACATGGGGTGGAGATGATCAAGATCCTCAGCGCTATTTATGAGTCGGCACAGACGGGGGCTGAGGTGAAGCTGTAG
- a CDS encoding SAM-dependent methyltransferase, whose translation MPTFVSRAGLKLEHALATFGMDVTGLTCADLGCNAGGFTDCLLQRGAARVYAVDTGYGVLDWKLRKDPRVVVMERTNAMHVILPEPVAFVCIDVAWTRQRNILPAAHRLLAPTGEIVTLLKPHYESPPAILRNGILPEDKLDEVLASVYPTMEAAGFEVVETVQSPIKGAKGNTEVLCRLRMRPQDATDR comes from the coding sequence ATGCCCACCTTCGTCTCCCGTGCCGGCCTGAAGCTTGAACACGCCCTGGCGACGTTCGGCATGGATGTAACAGGCCTGACCTGCGCCGACCTCGGCTGCAACGCGGGCGGGTTCACCGATTGCCTGCTGCAACGCGGCGCCGCCAGGGTGTACGCGGTGGATACCGGATACGGCGTGCTGGACTGGAAGTTGCGGAAGGACCCGCGCGTGGTGGTGATGGAACGCACGAACGCGATGCACGTCATCCTGCCAGAACCGGTGGCGTTCGTCTGCATCGACGTCGCCTGGACGCGGCAACGGAACATTCTGCCGGCGGCCCATCGGTTGCTAGCACCAACGGGAGAGATCGTGACGCTGCTGAAGCCGCACTACGAATCGCCGCCGGCGATCCTGAGAAACGGGATATTACCGGAAGACAAGCTCGACGAAGTGCTTGCGAGCGTCTACCCCACCATGGAGGCGGCCGGGTTCGAGGTGGTGGAAACCGTGCAATCGCCGATTAAGGGGGCCAAGGGAAACACCGAAGTTCTATGTAGGCTGCGCATGCGGCCTCAGGACGCGACCGACCGTTGA
- a CDS encoding aldo/keto reductase, with protein MNARQLGTSDVYVSPVIFGAWAIGGWMWGGTDVEESIKAIQASIDHGVTTIDSAAIYGMGFSEELVAKAIAGQRSKVVLATKCGMRWDSPASGDQGSDPWQNKDNNGKDVTVRKNSKPDSIAYECEQSLKRLQTDVIDIYQIHWPDSTTAVEDSMAAMVKLKDAGKIRAIGVSNYDVDLMKRAKAVAPLASLQPPYSLIQRKIEPEILPFCRKEEIGLIVYSPMERGLLTGKVGPDRVFPEGDHRAKHKYFTPENRQRVQAALAKIQPIAEAHKASLAQVVINWTINEPGITAALVGARNAEQAKHNAGAMDFELTAAEQLDVRKAFDDVSKVLNA; from the coding sequence ATGAACGCGCGACAACTTGGAACCAGCGACGTCTACGTTTCTCCTGTCATCTTCGGCGCTTGGGCGATCGGCGGGTGGATGTGGGGCGGCACCGACGTGGAGGAGTCGATCAAAGCCATCCAGGCCAGCATCGACCACGGTGTGACCACCATCGATAGCGCGGCAATCTATGGCATGGGCTTTAGCGAAGAACTGGTCGCCAAGGCGATCGCCGGGCAACGCAGCAAGGTCGTCCTCGCGACCAAGTGCGGCATGCGCTGGGACAGCCCGGCCAGCGGTGATCAAGGCTCCGACCCGTGGCAGAACAAGGACAACAATGGCAAGGACGTCACGGTCCGCAAGAACAGCAAGCCCGACAGCATCGCCTACGAGTGCGAGCAGTCGCTGAAGCGATTGCAAACCGACGTCATCGACATCTACCAGATCCACTGGCCCGACAGCACGACGGCCGTCGAGGATTCGATGGCGGCCATGGTGAAGCTGAAGGACGCCGGCAAGATTCGCGCGATCGGCGTGAGCAACTACGACGTCGACCTGATGAAGCGCGCCAAGGCCGTCGCGCCGCTGGCCAGCCTGCAGCCGCCTTACTCGCTGATTCAGCGGAAGATCGAGCCGGAGATTTTGCCGTTCTGCCGGAAGGAAGAGATCGGGTTGATCGTCTATTCCCCGATGGAACGCGGCCTGCTGACCGGCAAGGTGGGCCCCGACCGCGTCTTCCCCGAAGGCGACCACCGCGCCAAGCACAAGTACTTCACGCCAGAGAACCGCCAGCGCGTGCAGGCGGCGCTGGCGAAGATTCAGCCGATCGCCGAGGCGCACAAGGCGAGCTTGGCGCAGGTCGTCATCAACTGGACGATCAACGAGCCCGGCATTACCGCCGCCCTGGTGGGCGCGCGAAATGCCGAGCAGGCCAAGCATAACGCTGGCGCGATGGACTTCGAACTGACGGCCGCGGAGCAGTTGGACGTGCGCAAGGCGTTCGATGACGTGTCGAAGGTGCTGAACGCGTGA
- a CDS encoding tetratricopeptide repeat protein, whose amino-acid sequence MTSSIRAFSRFVFSVVLVGTTLIAGGCNSDAGPLPDNARKQGIKLYDSGKYTDAAGSFQNAVRQDPRDYVSFYYLGESYSALKSYQQAIQAYRSSLDTIDITRTGRLDKQFRMKIMDGLANAIAKSENREAEITSQTAGGADVAQNVLIVAKVHRLTGDADAALEAYNRATLADPKNFLAHKEYGLYLAQLGQNQQAEAMLRKAYTLNAGDQQVNDALRKLGVVPGPTIRNQ is encoded by the coding sequence ATGACATCTTCCATTCGGGCGTTTTCTCGGTTTGTTTTCTCCGTGGTGCTGGTCGGTACGACGCTAATCGCCGGTGGCTGCAACAGCGACGCCGGTCCACTGCCGGACAACGCGCGAAAGCAAGGCATCAAGCTGTACGACAGCGGCAAGTACACCGACGCCGCGGGCTCGTTCCAGAACGCCGTACGGCAGGACCCCCGCGATTACGTCTCGTTCTACTACCTCGGCGAGAGCTACAGCGCGCTGAAGTCGTACCAGCAGGCAATCCAGGCGTACCGCTCGTCGCTCGACACCATCGACATCACGCGCACCGGCCGGCTGGATAAGCAGTTCCGCATGAAGATCATGGACGGGCTGGCCAACGCGATTGCCAAGAGCGAGAACCGCGAGGCCGAGATCACCTCTCAGACCGCCGGCGGGGCGGACGTCGCGCAGAACGTGCTGATCGTCGCCAAGGTGCACCGCCTTACCGGCGACGCCGACGCGGCGCTGGAGGCCTACAACCGCGCGACCCTCGCCGACCCGAAGAATTTCCTGGCGCACAAGGAATACGGCCTGTACCTTGCCCAGCTCGGTCAGAACCAACAGGCAGAGGCGATGCTGCGGAAGGCCTACACGCTGAACGCCGGTGATCAGCAGGTAAACGACGCGTTGCGCAAGCTCGGCGTGGTGCCGGGACCGACGATCCGGAACCAGTAA
- a CDS encoding inositol-3-phosphate synthase yields the protein MSSGRIRIAIAGVGNCASSLVQGLAFYAHCRAIGREPVGLMHVELGGYRVEDIEVVAAFDIDRRKVGRPLEEAVFALPNNTKIFCHDMPSSGVTVQMGDVLDGAAPHMLNYPVHQRFDVATDPPANIAKVLHESGADLLVNYMPVGSQQATERYAKACLEAGVGFVNCVPCFVVSDGVWANKFRDAGLPCVGDDIKAQVGATITHRTLARMFADRGVSIDSTYQLNTAGNTDFLNMLSRDRLASKKVSKTEAVQSQLDVPLDPDQIHIGPSDFIPFMKDNKVCFLRIEGTGFGGVPMHMELRLSVEDSPNSAAVVVDAIRCCKLALDAGIAGPIDAACSWTMKHPPRQMDDRAAKFAVEEFVTEAQSRRREASSSRQA from the coding sequence ATGTCGTCAGGACGCATCAGGATCGCGATCGCCGGGGTGGGGAATTGCGCCAGTTCGCTGGTGCAGGGGTTGGCCTTTTACGCGCATTGCCGGGCGATCGGTCGCGAGCCGGTCGGGTTGATGCACGTCGAACTGGGTGGCTATCGCGTGGAGGACATTGAGGTCGTCGCCGCGTTCGACATCGACCGCCGCAAGGTCGGCCGGCCACTGGAAGAGGCCGTCTTCGCGCTGCCGAACAACACGAAGATTTTCTGCCATGACATGCCCAGCAGCGGCGTAACCGTGCAGATGGGCGACGTGCTCGACGGCGCCGCGCCGCACATGCTGAACTACCCGGTCCACCAGCGGTTCGACGTCGCGACCGACCCGCCGGCCAACATCGCCAAGGTGCTGCACGAGTCGGGCGCCGATTTGCTTGTGAACTACATGCCGGTCGGTTCGCAGCAGGCGACCGAGCGATACGCCAAGGCTTGTCTGGAGGCCGGCGTCGGCTTCGTCAACTGCGTGCCCTGCTTCGTCGTCTCCGATGGCGTTTGGGCCAACAAGTTCCGCGACGCAGGCCTGCCCTGCGTGGGGGACGACATCAAGGCGCAGGTCGGCGCGACGATTACCCATCGCACGCTCGCCCGGATGTTCGCCGACCGCGGCGTGTCGATCGACAGCACGTATCAGCTGAACACCGCCGGCAATACCGACTTCCTGAACATGCTCAGCCGCGATCGGCTGGCGAGCAAGAAGGTCAGCAAGACCGAGGCGGTGCAGAGCCAGCTCGACGTGCCGTTGGACCCGGACCAGATCCACATCGGCCCCAGCGACTTCATCCCGTTCATGAAGGACAACAAGGTCTGCTTCCTGCGCATCGAAGGCACCGGCTTTGGCGGCGTGCCGATGCACATGGAGCTGCGCCTGAGCGTCGAGGACAGCCCCAACAGCGCCGCTGTGGTGGTCGACGCGATTCGCTGCTGTAAGCTGGCTTTGGATGCCGGCATTGCCGGCCCGATCGACGCCGCCTGCAGTTGGACGATGAAGCACCCACCCCGCCAGATGGACGACCGCGCCGCTAAGTTTGCGGTCGAGGAATTCGTGACTGAAGCGCAGTCACGCCGGCGCGAGGCAAGTTCATCGCGACAGGCGTAG